In the genome of Streptomyces liliifuscus, the window AAAGCTGCTCGCCCGGACGCCACGAACACCTCAAGCACGGCGGGCACCAGGCTCTCCGCCTCGTCCATGCCGAAGCTGGCGATCTTGGGCGAGACATTGAAGCGGACCCCGTCAACTAGCAGCTCCGGCATCGGCGCGATCGTGCCGTTCGTCTCGAACTCCACCCTCTTCCCGGCGGCCAGCAGCGCCTCGACGAGCGGAACCAAGCGGGCCTGTTGGAGCAGCGGCTCGCCGCCAGTGATCACCACCAGCTTCACCGGCGAGGACGTGGCCCAGGCCACGAGGTCCTCCACCGTCCGCTTTGATGACCACTCGCGCAGGTCGAACCGGGACGTGTCCCAGCTCTCCTTCGTGTCACACTTTGCGCAGCTCAGGTTGCACCGGGACAGCCGGATGAACAGGGCAGGATGCCCGCAGCTCGGGCCTTCGCCTTGGAAGGTCGGCACCTCGACACCGAAGCACTCCATGACGATCAGCCGGAGTGCAGCGTCGCCCGCCGTCAGGTCGGCGCCGGTCGGCCCGGCGGCCGTCATCGCCCCTCCACGTCGAAGCGGGCCCAGCTGCTCATCGTCTCGCGGACGAGGACTGCGGCCAGGCGGCCCGGCATCGACGGCTGGAGGTTCTGGATGAACCAGCCGGCGAGGAACTGGGCCAAGCGCTCCGAGGTCGGTTCGAACGGCAGGATCTCGTGCAGGTTTCGGTGGTCCAGTTGGGTGTCCAGAAACTCCTTGAACGGCGCGAGCGCGCCGAAGTCCGTGACGAAGCCGGGCCCCTCCAGAGCGGGGGCGGTCAAGACGACCTCCACCTCGTAGCTGTGGCCGTGCTGGCGCGCGCACTTGTGGTCAGGCGGCAGCCCGGGAAGGCGGTGCCCAGCCTCGAAGTCGAACTTCTTGCCGATGGTGAAGCCACCGGTCGGAAGCGGAACGGAACCGAGGTCCATGATCACCCTTCGTGAGTCGCGTGGTGGGCGGCTCCAGCCGCCAGAGGAATTCCCACAGAGCCAGGTCCAGCAGGGGCGGGCTCTGGCGCACAGGGGCGCCGTGAAGATGGAGCCGAGGTGATGCGCCACAGCGACCGAGAGATCGCCGGGGTGATCGAGTGTCGGCCAACTGTGCGTGCTGCCAAAGAGGTTGGCGGGAGTCCCGCGGGAGTCCCGCCGCCTGCGGCAGTACGCTCAGGCCGTGCCTGCCTGATTGGATTTCGTCGTGGACGAGGATGAGCGCACACCTCACCCGCTGGCCGCGGTTCGCATGGCACGCGGGTTCAACCGTGTGGAGTTCGCCGAGGCGATGCACGGCGCTGCTCGCCGTCGCGGACTTCGCTCCGGCGTCGACAAGGCCCGGGTGCGCAAGTGGGAGGTCAACGGCGTACGGCCCGATGCCGTCTCCCAGACCTACATCGCGGAAGTCCTGGGCATCCCGGCCGGTGACGTCGACCCTGCTGCCTGGCCCGCCTGGCTTCCCCGCGTCGACCAGGGTGTCGTGCCGCTCGGCCCCGCCAACATCGTGCCCGCTCTGCGAGAGGCCCTGCACACCATGGACCGCCGAACCCTCCTCAGCGCCATCCCCGGATCCGCGCTCGTCATCCTGGCCGGAAGCTGGGCCGGCACCCAGCCCGTGGCCCTCGCCGCCGGCCCCTCCCGCCCGGGCGCCGCGGTGGGCGAAGACGTCGTCGCCCTGCTGGAGGAGACCAGCGCCCGCCTCAACACACTGGCCACCGAGCAGCGCCAGCACATCGCGCCGCTCTACGACGCCCACCTCGCCCGCGTCACCGACCTGATCGAAGGGCAGCGCTATACGCGCCTCCTGGGCGTACGCCTGCACAAGCTCGCCGCGAGCCTCTCCCAGACGGTC includes:
- a CDS encoding 7-carboxy-7-deazaguanine synthase QueE yields the protein MTAAGPTGADLTAGDAALRLIVMECFGVEVPTFQGEGPSCGHPALFIRLSRCNLSCAKCDTKESWDTSRFDLREWSSKRTVEDLVAWATSSPVKLVVITGGEPLLQQARLVPLVEALLAAGKRVEFETNGTIAPMPELLVDGVRFNVSPKIASFGMDEAESLVPAVLEVFVASGRAAFKFVASSVADLDRVAELADAHQLAPVWVMPEGTTADAITATTRVLADAVAARHWHLTTRLHVLAFADARGR
- a CDS encoding 6-pyruvoyl trahydropterin synthase family protein — protein: MDLGSVPLPTGGFTIGKKFDFEAGHRLPGLPPDHKCARQHGHSYEVEVVLTAPALEGPGFVTDFGALAPFKEFLDTQLDHRNLHEILPFEPTSERLAQFLAGWFIQNLQPSMPGRLAAVLVRETMSSWARFDVEGR